Proteins from a genomic interval of Parvularculales bacterium:
- a CDS encoding glycoside hydrolase family 2 TIM barrel-domain containing protein, with protein sequence MLERSDLAKNALSSLHDEDYDRPYNLQNLNTETLIFIGGRTGQSLNGDWNFCVDLLDTGIRQKWFAMSPIPQAERTEPWDYDPFEGETVSVPSCWQMLRERWYFFEGSAWYTRPFNYELGPDKRLFLRIGAAQYDCKVFLNGHFLGNHYGGSTPFCVELTGALTSGENWLMLCVNNRRTPHRVPMQNTDWFNYGGIYREVDLFETPATVIRDFFVYLTDDGLRVEVAVDGPATEAHLDIPALHLTATLPLTDGRAEVNLDAKPDLWSPENPVLYDVTLTSGDDRVTDRVGFRRIERRGTKILLNGKPIFLRGISVHEDDETMGKVTSEDDIRRRFAHARELGCNFLRLAHYPHHELAAKIADEMGLMLWEEIPVYWAIDFTNPATRDDAENQLRELIRRDRNRASVIIWSIGNENPDTDARLDFMKGLANTARTEDPSRLTAAACLINHRTLTIEDRLTAHIDVIGINEYYGWYEESFSDLEAIGANSNPDRPVVITEMGADGDHISGPETGLFSLAYQAEVYRRQIDILKNLDYVIGMSPWILYDFRVERRQGIHQRGFNRKGLIAADKITKKPAFHVLAAYYAERAKTQNRTAGKSNIPAPD encoded by the coding sequence ATGCTTGAGCGTTCAGATCTTGCTAAAAACGCTCTTTCGTCGCTTCATGACGAAGATTACGACCGACCCTATAATCTGCAAAACCTGAACACCGAGACGCTGATCTTTATCGGCGGGCGGACCGGTCAGTCGCTCAATGGGGATTGGAATTTCTGCGTCGACCTGCTCGATACCGGAATTCGCCAGAAATGGTTCGCCATGTCCCCGATCCCACAAGCCGAGCGGACCGAACCTTGGGATTATGATCCCTTTGAGGGCGAAACTGTTTCGGTACCGTCATGTTGGCAAATGCTCCGCGAGCGATGGTATTTTTTTGAAGGCTCCGCCTGGTACACGCGGCCTTTTAACTATGAGCTCGGACCGGACAAGCGTCTCTTTCTACGCATCGGGGCCGCTCAATATGATTGCAAAGTCTTTCTCAACGGCCATTTTCTCGGCAATCATTATGGCGGATCGACACCCTTTTGCGTCGAGTTGACCGGGGCGCTAACGAGCGGTGAGAACTGGCTGATGCTCTGTGTAAACAACCGCCGGACTCCACATCGGGTTCCAATGCAAAACACCGATTGGTTTAACTATGGCGGCATCTACCGCGAGGTCGATTTATTCGAGACGCCGGCAACGGTAATCCGGGACTTTTTTGTGTATTTGACCGATGATGGCCTCCGGGTTGAGGTCGCCGTGGACGGCCCCGCAACCGAGGCGCATCTGGACATCCCGGCGCTTCATCTCACGGCCACACTGCCCCTGACCGACGGTCGCGCCGAAGTTAATCTTGATGCAAAACCCGATCTCTGGTCTCCCGAGAACCCCGTACTTTACGACGTTACCTTGACTTCTGGCGATGATCGCGTCACCGACCGGGTCGGATTCCGCCGGATTGAAAGGCGAGGCACCAAAATCCTGCTGAATGGGAAGCCGATATTTTTACGCGGGATCAGTGTGCACGAAGACGATGAAACCATGGGCAAGGTCACAAGTGAGGACGACATCCGCCGCCGCTTTGCCCATGCCCGTGAACTTGGATGCAATTTCCTTCGATTAGCGCATTATCCCCACCATGAGCTTGCCGCCAAGATTGCCGACGAGATGGGCTTGATGCTCTGGGAGGAAATTCCCGTCTATTGGGCTATTGATTTTACCAATCCGGCAACACGGGATGATGCGGAAAACCAACTGCGCGAGCTCATCCGGCGGGATCGTAACCGCGCCAGTGTGATCATATGGTCGATTGGCAATGAGAACCCTGACACTGATGCACGGCTTGACTTTATGAAGGGGCTGGCAAACACCGCCCGGACGGAAGATCCCAGCCGCCTGACTGCGGCCGCATGTCTGATCAACCACCGGACGCTGACTATCGAAGACCGGCTAACGGCACATATCGACGTCATTGGCATCAACGAATACTACGGCTGGTACGAAGAGAGCTTCAGCGACCTCGAAGCCATAGGTGCCAATTCCAATCCCGACCGCCCGGTGGTGATCACTGAAATGGGGGCTGATGGAGATCATATCTCGGGTCCCGAAACCGGGCTTTTCAGCCTCGCCTATCAGGCTGAAGTTTATCGCCGGCAAATCGATATCCTGAAGAATTTGGATTATGTCATAGGCATGAGTCCCTGGATTCTCTATGACTTCAGGGTGGAACGACGCCAGGGTATCCATCAGCGCGGATTCAACCGCAAAGGTCTGATCGCCGCAGACAAAATCACTAAGAAGCCCGCCTTTCACGTCCTGGCCGCATATTATGCAGAGCGAGCCAAAACACAGAACCGCACCGCAGGAAAATCTAATATTCCCGCTCCGGACTAA
- a CDS encoding Gfo/Idh/MocA family oxidoreductase: protein MTLNVAILGGGIGSEHINGYTRLSDRFRIAAICDINHDLALSHAESTGARATTEIEDVLADTSIDIVDICLPPAMHVPVAIRALEAGKHVIVEKPVAGSLAEADQLAEAEARSKARVFPVFQYRYGNSLYQLSALRAAGLLGRPLVAAIETHWSRDAEYYSNHWHGTWERELGGAVLSHAIHAHDLLTHHFGPVAEVAAVVTTRANPIETEDCAAISFLMADGALANSSITLGAATDTTRMRLVYEHLTAESGDVPYAPGREGWTFTARDPSSMQAKVDAVVQNAPRALEGYAGFFEAVADALEGRPGREVTITEGIAAIELVSAIYHSDRTGERVSLPIDRSLPIARSLRP, encoded by the coding sequence CAATGGCTACACCCGGCTATCCGACCGGTTTCGCATCGCAGCGATTTGCGACATAAACCATGACCTTGCCTTAAGCCATGCCGAATCGACAGGTGCTCGCGCTACGACCGAGATTGAGGATGTTCTCGCCGACACAAGCATAGATATTGTCGATATCTGCCTTCCGCCCGCGATGCACGTGCCCGTTGCCATTCGTGCCCTTGAGGCCGGCAAACATGTGATTGTGGAAAAACCTGTAGCCGGGTCGCTGGCCGAAGCTGATCAACTGGCTGAAGCCGAAGCGCGATCAAAGGCCCGGGTGTTCCCTGTGTTTCAATACCGATACGGCAATTCGCTTTATCAATTGTCCGCATTACGTGCGGCGGGGTTGTTGGGGCGCCCCCTGGTTGCCGCCATCGAAACCCATTGGAGTCGGGACGCAGAGTATTATTCCAACCACTGGCACGGCACGTGGGAGCGCGAACTAGGCGGTGCTGTACTCAGCCACGCAATCCATGCCCACGACTTGCTGACGCATCATTTCGGACCTGTGGCCGAGGTGGCGGCCGTGGTGACGACCCGTGCCAATCCCATCGAAACCGAGGATTGTGCAGCCATTTCGTTCCTGATGGCCGATGGCGCACTCGCAAATTCCTCGATCACGCTCGGGGCGGCCACCGACACAACGCGGATGCGACTGGTCTACGAGCACCTCACTGCCGAAAGCGGAGATGTGCCCTATGCACCCGGACGCGAGGGCTGGACCTTCACCGCACGTGATCCATCATCAATGCAGGCCAAGGTCGATGCCGTGGTGCAGAACGCTCCTCGTGCACTTGAGGGCTATGCCGGGTTTTTTGAGGCGGTTGCTGACGCACTTGAAGGACGTCCCGGTCGGGAAGTCACGATTACCGAAGGAATCGCCGCCATTGAATTAGTGTCTGCCATTTACCATTCGGACCGCACCGGGGAACGCGTGTCCTTGCCGATCGACCGGTCTCTTCCCATTGCGCGATCACTTCGACCATGA